Within the Nerophis ophidion isolate RoL-2023_Sa linkage group LG01, RoL_Noph_v1.0, whole genome shotgun sequence genome, the region gtccagcagctgatgggtaatccagaagaagtttcccctcagtcaggggggagctccactttgaagcaggagactccacaaccaccctgcattaaaaaggaagaggaggaactctgcatcactcaggagggagagtgtcttctaggacgagaggaagctgattacaccaagttgcaactgactgttgtctctgtgaagactgaagatgatgaagagaaaccacaagtagacaacctcttagctccactatcagatagtgaggctgaagacgaggttgaagaacctttgagcagcgatacagactgtgaaggtgatatgaggactcacactgacaacaaacactctgaatgcTCTTCAAAGAAGAGAGGTAAAACATGTTTGAGCTGCTCACATTGTGCTGAAAGTTTTACTAAAAAGAGCCAGTTGACTCAGCACATGAGagcacacacaggtgaaaaaccttaTAATTGTTcggtttgtggcaaaagcttttctcaaaaaagCTTTTTAAgtcgacacatgagaacacacacaggtgagaagccatttaattgttcagtttgtggcaaaaggtTTTCTCAAAAAAGCTTTGCGAgtcgacacatgagaacacacacaggtgaaaaaccatttaattgttcagtttgtggtaaaagtttttcccgaaattgcagtttgactgaacacatgagaacacacacaggtgaaaaaacatttaattgttcagtttgtggcaaaagcttttctcaaaattgtggtttgactcgacacatgagaacacacacaggtgaaaaaccatttaattgttcagtttgtgataAAAGATTTTCTCTAAATTGCAgcttgactgaacacatgagaacacacacaggtgaaaaaacatttaattgttcaatttgtggcaaaagcttttctcaaaatagcaatttgactcaacacacgAGAACACACATAGGTGgaaaaccatttaattgttcagtttgtggtgaaggtttttctcaaaattgccgtttgactcgacacatgagaacacacacaggtgagaaaccatttaagtgttcagtttgtggcaaaagcttttctcaaaattgccatttgactcaacacatgagaacacacacaggtgaaaaaacgCGTAATTGTTCGGTTTGTGGCAAAGTCTTTTATCGAAATACCTCTTTGacccaacacatgagaacacacaccggtgaaaaaccatttaattgttcaatttgtggcaaaagcttttctcaaaatagcattttgactcaacacatgaggacacacacaggtgaaaaaccatttaattgttcagtttgtggtaaaagctttTCTGTAAATTGCAGTTTGACTCAacacacgagaacacacacaggtgaaaaaccatttaagtgttcagtttgtggcaaaagcttttcccAAAATAGCAATTTGACTcaacatatgagaacacacactggtgataaCAACATGTAATTCTTCAGTTTGTACCAAAATCTTTTATCAAAATACCtttttgactgaacacatgagaacacacacgggtgaaaaaacatttagttgttcagtgtgctGTAAACGTTTCCCACATAATGCAGACGCAGTAAAACACATAAGAACACAGAAGGCAAAATTTGCTGTTTGGTTTGTGGTATGTTGCTCATATGTGGCGACATCCACCCTACCCAGGACCTCCTCACTGCTTCTTTCACAAATATCTGAGGTATTCATACAAACTTGGATTATTTAGAGT harbors:
- the LOC133549041 gene encoding zinc finger protein OZF-like; the protein is MDDYCYAKMVTSCQRESERQSAPPTENNLKSEDEDVQQLMGNPEEVSPQSGGSSTLKQETPQPPCIKKEEEELCITQEGECLLGREEADYTKLQLTVVSVKTEDDEEKPQVDNLLAPLSDSEAEDEVEEPLSSDTDCEGDMRTHTDNKHSECSSKKRGKTCLSCSHCAESFTKKSQLTQHMRAHTGEKPYNCSVCGKSFSQKSFLSRHMRTHTGEKPFNCSVCGKRFSQKSFASRHMRTHTGEKPFNCSVCGKSFSRNCSLTEHMRTHTGEKTFNCSVCGKSFSQNCGLTRHMRTHTGEKPFNCSVCDKRFSLNCSLTEHMRTHTGEKTFNCSICGKSFSQNSNLTQHTRTHIGGKPFNCSVCGEGFSQNCRLTRHMRTHTGEKPFKCSVCGKSFSQNCHLTQHMRTHTGEKTRNCSVCGKVFYRNTSLTQHMRTHTGEKPFNCSICGKSFSQNSILTQHMRTHTGEKPFNCSVCGKSFSVNCSLTQHTRTHTGEKPFKCSVCGKSFSQNSNLTQHMRTHTGDNNM